The DNA window CTGTCTGCGGCTCTAAGCAGGCATTCCAGGCTAGCAGCGGGCTGGTAAATACTTCATCTACGGCTTGTATTGAAATACTGGTAAGTAAGGCATTAACCATACCGCCAATCGCGTCTTTTCTTTCATGGTGTTTACCGCTAAACAACATTTGCCCGATAGAGTCAATATGTGCTTCAAACCACGGGTCACCACAACTGGATAGATGACGTGCCGCGCCATCTTGCCATTGCTGACGAGTTACCATTCCGAGGACAATCGCGTCTTCGAGATCGTGAACTCCATAGGCAATATCATCTGCAAGCTCCATGATCGAGCAATCAAGCGATTTAAAGCGAGTTTTACTGTGCTCAAACTCCGACTCTGGTTCATAACGCATCTGGCTAAGCAAGGTTTTATCTGTGTCTGTAAGAGGCTCAAGAACCCAGTCGAATAACGCTTTGTCGCAGTCATAAATCCCTTTCGCCGGATACCATTCGTGTGCTTTCAGTTTACGTTGATGCTCGGCAGGAGGCGGTAAACTGGTTGAGCGAGTCTGACTAATCAGAGCCGGGTACTTAATCAGGCCAAGCAAAGTTCGGCGTGACAGATTCATACCAAAGTGTTCCGTATACGGCTCTAACTTGGTCACGATACGAAAGGTTTGTGCATTGCCTTCGAATCCGCCGTGTTCACGCATCATGTAGTTCAATGCGGTTTCCCCACCATGTCCATAAGGCGGATGACCAATATCATGTGCCAGACAAAGTGAATCTATCAGGCTGTCGGAGGGCAACAGATAACGAAATTCCGGTTGTTTCTTTTTCAGCTGTGCAACGATACCTGTGCCCAGCTGAGCCGCTTCGATGGAGTGGGTTAAACGGGTTCGGTGGAAGTCTTCAAGACTGTTGCCGTGCACCTGTGTCTTGGCTTGTAAGCGGCGAAACGCAGCAGAATGCAGAATACGTGCTCTGTCGCGCTGATATGGGCTGCGGTGGTCGTCCCGGCGGATTTTGTGCTCGTCATCATGGCGCTCTTGCCATTGAGTGTGTAATTCAAATGACACTTGTGTCTCCAACTAGCTAATTTCATCCAGTGACAACTCAAAGCTCGGGGCAAAGGTAGTCAGAAAATAATCCATTTCTGGTGTGTGTCGTTCCTGAAGCGTGACCTCAAGGCGTTTTTTCGCAAGTGCAAATTCGTGGTTTCCTGCACTCAGCTCTTCTAAGCATTTAAGATAAGCACAAACTGAGTCAGCTTGTTTGACGATTTTCGCATCTTCTTCGTGCGCGGAATGTGAGAGTAGAAAAGGCGCAAAGTCGTCGTGGAACTCTTCCGGTAGCATCGACAGGAGTTTCTGTTCCGCTGCTGCTTCTATTTTCTTATATTCTTTACTGATTTCTGGGTTGTAGTATTTTACCGGAGTCGGTAAGTCGCCGGTAAGGACTTCACTGGAGTCATGATACATCGCAAGCAGTGCGATTCTTTCGGCGTTAACACTTCCGCCGAATTTTTTGTTTTTGATAAGCGCTAAAGCGTGAGCGACAAAAGCAACCTGTAAACTATGCTCTGAGACGTTCTCTGTTGACACAGAGCGCATTAGCGGCCAGCGTTGGATCAGCTTCATTCTTGCCAAATGGGCGAAAAAATGACTTTCTTTCATGGCTTTCTCCTATTCTGGAATAAAAAAAGGAGCTCGTTATGAGCTCCTATAAGCATATGAGAGATCGGAATTAATTACTACTGGCTATAGGTAGATAAGAAACGTTCGAATCGTCCGATTGCGGTTTCAAGATCTTCAACATGTGGCAGCGTAACTATCCGGAAGTGATCCGGTTTTGGCCAGTTGAAGCCGGTGCCCTGAACGAGCAACACTTTTTCCTGCTTCAGGAAATCAAGCACCATTTGCTGGTCATTCTTGATGTTGTATTTTTTGGTATCAATTTTCGGGAACAGGTACATAGCACCTTTAGGCTTAACGCAGGATACACCCGGAATTTGCGTGATCAGTTCGTAAGCGCGATTACGTTGCTCAAGCAAGCGACCGCCAGGAAGTATCAGCTCATTGATGCTCTGATAACCACCCAACGCAGTCTGGATAGCGTGTTGCATCGGAACGTTGGCGCACAAACGCATAGAGGACAGCAGCTCTAGCCCTTTCACATAACCTTCAGCCAAATGTTTAGGGCCGGTCAGGAACATCCAGCCACCACGGAAGCCACAAACACGGTATGCTTTGGACAGACCGTTAAATGTCATTACCAATACATCTTCAGTCAGGGTCGCGACAGATGTGTGCGTTGCACCGTCGTAAAGGACTTTGTCGTAAATTTCGTCAGCAAAGATGATCAGTTTATGCTGACGGGCAATTTCTATCATTTCGAGAAGGAAATCTCTGCTGTAGACCGCACCCGTCGGGTTGTTCGGGTTGATCAGGACAAGTCCACGAGTCTTTGGTGTGATCTTACTCTTGATATCTTCGAGATCCGGGTACCAATCTGATTGTTCATCACACAGGTAATGGACAGGCTTACCGCCAGACAAAGCCACAGAGGCAGTCCATAGCGGATAGTCCGGAGCAGGGATCAACATTTCGTCGCCATTGTTCAAGAGCGCTTGCATCGACATCATGATGAGCTCAGATACGCCGTTGCCGACATACACATCTTCTACATCCAGAGAGCGTATACCTTTGCGCTGATAGTGTTGAACAACCGCTTTACGTGCCGAGTAAATACCTTTGGAATCACAGTAACCCTGAGAAGTTGGCATATTCCGGATTACATCTACTAGAATCTCATCAGGGGCGTCAAAACCAAATGGGGCGGGGTTGCCAATATTTAGCTTTAGGATTTTATGCCCTTCTTCCTCCATGCGTTTAGCATGTTTGAGTACAGGTCCCCTAATGTCATAGCAGACATTATCGAGTTTTGACGACATCCCGATATTTTGCATTGTTTGATTCCTAAAAATTCATTAATTTCTTTATTAAAATACAGTAATTTGTATTTTAATAGAATATATATCTGTAAATTATCTGTTCGCTGGTTGTGTTTTAGTCGACGGCTATTTTGAGAGTGTACAAAAGATCGCATAGTCCCTTGATTTGCTTAAGGTCTAAACATAGAGTAGCCAATAGTTACCCTTTATCCTCACAGACTACGAGGTTGATTTGTCTCAGTTCTATCAAGCCGTACAAAGAATTATCAAACAAGTTCAGAAAACAGAAGGCAATCCGATGCGTCTGGTGGAGCCTCTTAATGAGAAACCTCATTTCTCGTTTATTGATTGGCTTGATGCTCAACCACTTTTTCCCAAGTTTTACTGGCAATCCCGTGATACTCGTGAAGAAGTTGTCGCGCTAGGGCAGTTGCATACTTTTGTAGATCCCGGCGCTGCCTACACGATTTTGGGAGAGGGACAAAGAGTGTGGGGCGGGCGTTCGTTCGACGGTCAACATGAAAAAAATCGCCGTTGTATGCCTTCGTTTTTCTTCTTACCTCAAATTGAGCTGATTCGTTTTGATGATCAATGGTCACTGGCTGTTAATGTTGATGAAGATAAAACTCGTACCCTGGCCGGGCTGCAGAAACTTGTCTGTGATGTGGCTGCATTAACTCCAATCTCTTCGCATATTCGCTCTATCGTACATACGCCGACTCAGTCTGAATGGAGTGAGTTAGTCAGCAAGGTGCTTGCCGGTATTGATAACGAAGATTACAAAAAAGTCGTTCTTGCACGATGTTCAACTCTTCAACTCGACAATGAGCTTAGTGCCGCGCAGTTACTTAAAGCGAGTTACAGCCAGAACCACCACAGCTTTCATTTCCTTTTCAGTTTGGATCGAAAACACAGCTTCATGGGCTCGACGCCGGAACGCCTCTATTCTCGAGTTGGTCAGGAACTTTATACTGAAGCACTGGCTGGCACGATTGGGCGCGGAGATAACGCGACTCACGATATGGAACTAGCAAACTGGTTGTCGCAGGATCTGAAGAATCTCAATGAAAACCAGTACGTCGTAGACGATATTATCGATCGCTTGTCCGAGCATTCTGAGTCTGTGGAGGTCGAGGCTGAACCACGGCTGGTACGTCTTCGAAAAGTGCAGCATTTAAAGCGTAATATCCATGCGAGTCTGAAATCGGGGATTAATGGTGTGCAGTTGCTATCGGCTCTGCAACCCACTGCTGCGGTCGCCGGACTGCCACGCCAGGAGTCAATGGAATTTATTTTAGATAATGAACCGTTTGCCCGCGGTTGGTACGCCGGTTCTATGGGATACTTAAGCCATGAACGGGCAGAGTTTTGTGTAGCAATAAGAAGTGCGTTGGTCCTTGGCGATCAGGTACAGCTTTTTGCCGGTGCAGGCATTGTGCCGGGATCGGTTGCGGAACATGAGTGGGCGGAGCTGGATAAAAAAATGTCAACATTGCTAACACTTATCGCCGATCACTCTCCGCTTGGAGTGGCATCATGAGTCATGATCAAGCTGTAATAAATCGTATCTGGTCTGAAACCTTACTCACAGAACTGAATCGATTTGGGGTAGAGCACGTTTGTATTGCACCAGGTTCTCGCTCAACACCATTAACGCTAGAAGCCGCTGATAACCCCGATTTTACGATTCATACCCATTTCGATGAGCGCGGGCTGGGCTTTATGGCGCTCGGTTTGGCGAAAGCGAGTCAGAGTCCGGTCGCGGTAATTGTTACATCGGGAACTGCTGTCGCAAACTTACTTCCGGCGGTTGCTGAAGCCAGGCTGACAGGTGAAAAGCTGGTGCTGCTAACTGCTGATCGCCCTGTTGAGCTGGTGGGCTGCG is part of the Vibrio sp. B1FLJ16 genome and encodes:
- a CDS encoding anti-phage deoxyguanosine triphosphatase: METQVSFELHTQWQERHDDEHKIRRDDHRSPYQRDRARILHSAAFRRLQAKTQVHGNSLEDFHRTRLTHSIEAAQLGTGIVAQLKKKQPEFRYLLPSDSLIDSLCLAHDIGHPPYGHGGETALNYMMREHGGFEGNAQTFRIVTKLEPYTEHFGMNLSRRTLLGLIKYPALISQTRSTSLPPPAEHQRKLKAHEWYPAKGIYDCDKALFDWVLEPLTDTDKTLLSQMRYEPESEFEHSKTRFKSLDCSIMELADDIAYGVHDLEDAIVLGMVTRQQWQDGAARHLSSCGDPWFEAHIDSIGQMLFSGKHHERKDAIGGMVNALLTSISIQAVDEVFTSPLLAWNACLEPQTAKALELLKSFVSQYVIQVPQVQIVEYKGQQIIMDLFEALTAAPERLLPIHTKALWCEAVTESDKMRIIADYISAMTDGHAQKLHRQLFSPMSL
- the yfbR gene encoding 5'-deoxynucleotidase, encoding MKESHFFAHLARMKLIQRWPLMRSVSTENVSEHSLQVAFVAHALALIKNKKFGGSVNAERIALLAMYHDSSEVLTGDLPTPVKYYNPEISKEYKKIEAAAEQKLLSMLPEEFHDDFAPFLLSHSAHEEDAKIVKQADSVCAYLKCLEELSAGNHEFALAKKRLEVTLQERHTPEMDYFLTTFAPSFELSLDEIS
- a CDS encoding pyridoxal phosphate-dependent aminotransferase, producing MQNIGMSSKLDNVCYDIRGPVLKHAKRMEEEGHKILKLNIGNPAPFGFDAPDEILVDVIRNMPTSQGYCDSKGIYSARKAVVQHYQRKGIRSLDVEDVYVGNGVSELIMMSMQALLNNGDEMLIPAPDYPLWTASVALSGGKPVHYLCDEQSDWYPDLEDIKSKITPKTRGLVLINPNNPTGAVYSRDFLLEMIEIARQHKLIIFADEIYDKVLYDGATHTSVATLTEDVLVMTFNGLSKAYRVCGFRGGWMFLTGPKHLAEGYVKGLELLSSMRLCANVPMQHAIQTALGGYQSINELILPGGRLLEQRNRAYELITQIPGVSCVKPKGAMYLFPKIDTKKYNIKNDQQMVLDFLKQEKVLLVQGTGFNWPKPDHFRIVTLPHVEDLETAIGRFERFLSTYSQ
- a CDS encoding isochorismate synthase encodes the protein MSQFYQAVQRIIKQVQKTEGNPMRLVEPLNEKPHFSFIDWLDAQPLFPKFYWQSRDTREEVVALGQLHTFVDPGAAYTILGEGQRVWGGRSFDGQHEKNRRCMPSFFFLPQIELIRFDDQWSLAVNVDEDKTRTLAGLQKLVCDVAALTPISSHIRSIVHTPTQSEWSELVSKVLAGIDNEDYKKVVLARCSTLQLDNELSAAQLLKASYSQNHHSFHFLFSLDRKHSFMGSTPERLYSRVGQELYTEALAGTIGRGDNATHDMELANWLSQDLKNLNENQYVVDDIIDRLSEHSESVEVEAEPRLVRLRKVQHLKRNIHASLKSGINGVQLLSALQPTAAVAGLPRQESMEFILDNEPFARGWYAGSMGYLSHERAEFCVAIRSALVLGDQVQLFAGAGIVPGSVAEHEWAELDKKMSTLLTLIADHSPLGVAS